From Brassica oleracea var. oleracea cultivar TO1000 chromosome C3, BOL, whole genome shotgun sequence, a single genomic window includes:
- the LOC106330095 gene encoding lysine-specific demethylase JMJ25-like, whose translation MFLNESQKKQLKKEFDMEPWTFEQHLGEAVFIPSGCSHQVRNIQSCIKVALDFVAPESVEEYLRLTQEIRRLPEDHRFSEDRLEIKKIVMHAASSAIREAKAQLSCK comes from the exons ATGTTCTTGAATGAAAGCCAGAAGAAACAGCTGAAGAAAGAGTTCG ATATGGAGCCATGGACATTTGAGCAGCATCTCGGTGAAGCTGTTTTCATCCCTTCAGGTTGTTCTCATCAAGTGAGGAATATACAG TCATGCATAAAGGTGGCACTTGATTTTGTTGCTCCTGAAAGCGTAGAGGAATACCTTAGGCTAACGCAAGAGATCCGGAGACTACCAGAAGACCACAGATTCAGCGAAGATAGATTAGAG ATTAAGAAAATAGTGATGCATGCTGCGAGCTCAGCCATAAGAGAAGCTAAAGCTCAGCTCAGCTGTAAGTAG
- the LOC106330096 gene encoding uncharacterized protein At3g60930, chloroplastic-like, with protein sequence MCSSFTFSRPTTTTDDLENLYKVYGIDHSVVLDLAGAHETPETVRECYYGAYLSFFHSCGLIFPIPEPILEVLAELGLSLTQLLSNFLRHLVAFLVKAREEGLAFGLSEFRQFVLVKRNNQNPGTFLVSPRPGRHVIEEIPYRDEKWREQFFVFKMDRASMGDFDFSQLPRRWAENTVPSGSSLMLDEIRGLMRVLRRGRSNWFTFDRTQIQTVFALPAGIDRAPLVEESGDEAEHSQEVVVTPSVQNQSSDCLTRQLVRRSSFQTSGSTSRTRASGKSPLISIHDSNDKDVSGETRPPVSLSPGSEDEIAAATRKRRRSSEGVLPGLSRPRFVSEGDDSSFSAQGDIISLSGRMRSACCHLPSLASLVEREAYAKVVVASSKVMEAFNEYVVTMEDHVVASRNDKEIESIGFEIKRLSEELETTKREGKTDAEKIEALTDDWRRVHLENEALTSQMVAQRARIAVLEVERDRDVRLASRIARRDIVEKYRKVLESLKGRWASKKKEVSAEICLQEVDANIDLLNEHKDGGLTVDAKLARLKEMEGDCEGLVALAAVPDWSISELDLPQVSDDSTNQVGGLSVPDDSGSS encoded by the exons ATGTGTTCGTCTTTTACTTTCTCTCGTCCGACTACTACAACCGATGATCTCGAGAACCTTTACAAGGTGTACGGGATCGATCATTCCGTCGTCCTTGATTTGGCCGGTGCACATGAGACTCCCGAAACCGTGAGAGAATGCTACTATGGAGCTTATCTTTCCTTCTTTCACTCATGCGGTCTTATCTTCCCGATCCCGGAGCCAATACTCGAGGTCTTGGCGGAGCTTGGGTTATCGCTTACCCAGCTTCTCTCGAACTTTCTTAGGCATCTCGTCGCCTTCTTGGTTAAGGCTAGGGAGGAAGGTCTCGCTTTTGGTCTTAGCGAGTTTCGTCAATTCGTTCTGGTGAAGCGGAATAACCAGAATCCTGGTACTTTCCTCGTATCTCCGCGTCCAGGTCGCCACGTTATCGAGGAAATTCCTTATCGCGACGAGAAGTGGCGAGAGCAATTTTTTGTTTTCAAGATGGATCGAGCATCTATGGGTGATTTCGATTTCTCCCAGCTTCCCCGGCGTTGGGCCGAGAATACCG TTCCGTCTGGAAGCTCCTTAATGTTAGATGAGATCCGTGGTCTGATGAGGGTCCTTCGGAGGGGTCGTTCGAACTGGTTTACTTTCGATCGAACTCAGATTCAAACTGTCTTTGCCTTACCGGCGGGGATCGACAGGGCTCCTTTGGTTGAGGAGTCTGGAGACGAGGCCGAACATTCCCAGGAGGTCGTAGTGACTCCTTCTGTTCAGAATCAGTCTTCAGATTGTCTAACTAGACAGCTTGTGAGGAGATCGTCGTTCCAAACTTCTGGGTCTACATCGAGGACCCGAGCTTCCGGGAAATCTCCCTTGATCTCGATTCATGATTCCAACGACAAAGATGTTTCAGGAGAGACTCGACCTCCTGTCTCGTTGAGTCCTGGCTCAGAAGATGAGATTGCGGCGGCGACTCGCAAGCGACGTCGGTCATCAGAGGGTGTCTTGCCCGGCTTGTCTCGTCCTAGGTTCGTTTCTGAGGGAGATGATTCCTCGTTTTCGGCCCAAGGTGACATAATTTCCCTCTCTGGTCGCATGAGGTCTGCGTGTTGTCATCTCCCATCTCTCGCTTCTTTGGTGGAGAGGGAAGCCTATGCCAAGGTTGTTGTGGCGAGCTCTAAG GTGATGGAAGCTTTTAACGAGTATGTCGTGACGATGGAAGATCATGTCGTGGCTTCTCGGAACGACAAGGAGATCGAGAGCATCGGTTTTGAGATCAAGAGGCTTTCAGAGGAGCTCGAGACCACTAAGCGAGAAGGGAAGACGGATGCCGAGAAGATCGAAGCTTTGACTGACGATTGGAGGAGAGTCCATCTAGAGAACGAGGCTCTCACGTCCCAGATGGTCGCTCAAAGGGCGAGGATTGCGGTGCTCGAAGTCGAGAGAGATCGGGACGTTCGCCTTGCTTCTCGCATTGCCCGTCGCGATATCGTGGAAAAGTATCGGAAAGTTCTCGAATCTTTGAAGGGTAGGTGGGCAAGCAAGAAGAAAGAAGTGTCTGCTGAGATCTGTCTACAAGAAGTGGACGCCAACATCGATCTCCTGAACGAGCATAAAGATGGGGGCCTGACTGTGGATGCCAAGCTTGCACGATTAAAGGAAATGGAAGGTGACTGCGAGGGTCTCGTCGCCCTAGCCGCCGTGCCGGATTGGTCGATCTCCGAGCTCGATCTTCCTCAAGTCTCAGATGATTCGACGAATCAAGTCGGGGGGTTGTCTGTCCCCGATGATTCTGGTTCTAGTTAG
- the LOC106335168 gene encoding lysine-specific demethylase JMJ25-like, translating into MEKRIRSDDSDESEELRSDKRRNTRKKDTDGVSIGSPSSEGIGRGRGKGRGRGRGRGRKSDGGDNSKRIGSDDSNDSDRLKEHRSEGVVSIESLSSEGQGRGRGRGRGRKSDGGEGSRRTAERRGRERVVSTPNKDDNSDGTKKYVGLTCHQCKNLTDKVDLVFCSKCIKKRYCYDCIKRWYPERTPEEVRDACPFCVGNCNCRACLRQPLLVKQPSEKDANVKLKQLQYLLVKALPVLRDIYAEQNRELEVESAIRGVPVTESDITRSELHPSERIYCDLCSTSIANFHRSCLNPDCSSDICLSCCKELRESSHDEKGDGENLSDWKLNPDGSIPCPPKERRGCGTSTLELRRLCECDRVEKLITNAEEVTLQFRPPDVNIAHECSSCTSIISRQAAFRKNGHDNFLYCPNAVDLAEGDIAHFQSHWMRAEPVIVRNVLDKTPGLSWDPMVMWRACREMDPKAKCKEEAKSVKALDCLDWCEVEINIHQFFQGYLKGRQDSSGMPVMLKLKDWPPSTLFEERLPRHNAEFISSLPFSDYTDPKSGLLNLATRLPEESLKPDLGPKTYIAYGFPEELDGGDSVTKLHCDMSDAVNVLTHTAKVDIPSWQHKLVKKAKLRKQQSGQETEASECENKSVKEVVNEEAALKKWDGLVGEETLKDKAANEEPSNSSSRPSSSQEVDKMFVSKGECTKTERDDPVEGSCSSKSGHDPKADAGLINEPIAGENNSEVCLKTERLSPTNQSEDDPTVENGLMMPTALSTAPLDTDGSLPQPVESIKEEKLDSPKETEGNVTQSLDGSTSAESIQEQKHDAPKETNGNANESSEAVHGGAVWDIFRREDVPKLIEYLERHKHEFRHFFNEPVESVTHPIHDQTLFLTESQKKQLKEEFDIEPWTFVQHLGEAVFIPAGCPHQVRNIQSCIKVALDFVAPESLEECLRLTQEFRRLPKDHRSNEDKLELKKIVLHAASSAIREAQDLMQNSMTE; encoded by the exons ATGGAGAAGCGAATTAGATCAGATGATTCCGACGAGTCAGAAGAACTTCGATCTGACAAGCGACGTAATACGAGGAAGAAAGATACGGATGGTGTGAGCATAGGCTCTCCGAGCTCTGAGGGAATAGGTAGAGGTAGAGGAAAAGGAAGAGGGAGAGGAAGAGGGAGAGGAAGAAAATCTGACGGTGGGGATAATTCGAAGCGAATTGGATCAGATGATTCCAACGACTCAGATAGGCTCAAAGAACATAGATCTGAAGGTGTTGTGAGCATAGAATCTCTGAGTTCTGAGGGCCAGGGAAGAGGGAGAGGGAGAGGGAGAGGGAGAAAATCTGACGGTGGAGAGGGCTCGAGGCGAACTGCTGAAAGAAGAGGGAGAGAGAGAGTCGTGTCTACGCCCAACAAG GATGATAACTCTGATGGAACAAAAAAGTATGTGGGTTTGACTTGCCATCAGTGCAAGAACCTAACGGATAAGGTTGATCTCGTCTTCTGTTCTAAATGCATCAAGAAGCGCTATTGCTATGACTGCATCAAGCGATG GTATCCAGAGAGAACGCCTGAGGAAGTTAGAGATGCATGTCCTTTCTGTGTCGGGAATTGCAACTGCAGAGCTTGTTTGCGTCAGCCTTTGCTTGTCAAG CAACCAAGTGAGAAGGACGCTAATGTCAAGCTCAAGCAGTTGCAGTACCTATTAGTTAAAGCTCTTCCTGTTCTTAGGGATATTTATGCAGAGCAAAACCGTGAATTAGAGGTTGAATCAGCAATTAGAG GAGTCCCTGTGACAGAATCTGATATTACTAGGTCCGAACTTCATCCTAGTGAACGCATATACTG TGACCTGTGCAGCACATCCATCGCCAATTTTCACAGAAGCTGTCTGAACCCAGATTGCTCTTCCGACATTTGTCTTTCTTGCTGCAAGGAACTTAGAGAGAGTTCACATGATGAGAAGGGAGATGGGGAGAACTTGTCTGACTGGAAGCTTAATCCTGACGGTAGCATTCCATGCCCTCCCAAAGAGCGTCGTGGCTGTGGCACTTCAACTCTGGAGTTGAGACGTTTGTGCGAATGTGATAGGGTTGAAAAGCTGATAACGAATGCAGAGGAAGTTACTCTGCAGTTTAGGCCACCAGATGTGAATATTGCTCATGAATGTTCCTCATGCACTTCCATCATCAGTAGGCAGGCGGCGTTCAGGAAGAATGGTCATGATAACTTTTTGTACTGCCCAAATGCTGTTGATCTGGCTGAAGGCGACATTGCTCATTTTCAGTCGCATTGGATGAGGGCGGAACCTGTGATAGTCAGAAATGTTCTCGACAAGACACCTGGACTAAGTTGGGATCCAATGGTTATGTGGAGGGCTTGTAGGGAAATGGATCCAAAAGCTAAATGCAAAGAAGAGGCAAAAAGCGTGAAAGCTTTGGATTGCTTGGACTGGTGTGAG GTTGAAATAAATATTCATCAGTTTTTTCAAGGCTACTTGAAAGGCCGCCAGGATTCCAGTGGTATGCCAGTAATGTTGAAGTTAAAGGATTGGCCTCCTTCAACTTTATTTGAAGAGCGCCTTCCAAGGCATAATGCTGAGTTTATTTCTTCCTTACCTTTCTCGGATTACACTGACCCAAAGTCAGGTCTCTTGAATCTGGCAACAAGACTTCCTGAAGAATCCTTGAAGCCAGATCTTGGACCCAAGACATACATTGCATACGGTTTCCCTGAAGAGCTTGATGGAGGAGATTCTGTGACAAAACTACATTGTGATATGTCCGACGCG GTCAATGTGCTGACACACACAGCTAAAGTTGATATACCTTCCTGGCAACACAAACTTGTAAAAAAAGCAAAGTTGCGTAAACAACAGTCTGGTCAAGAGACAGAAGCCAGTGAATGTGAAAACAAGTCAGTGAAAGAAGTAGTGAATGAGGAAGCTGCTTTAAAGAAATGGGATGGTCTTGTGGGAGAAGAGACTTTAAAGGACAAGGCAGCTAACGAAGAACCATCAAATAGCAGCTCGAGACCGTCCAGCTCACAAGAAGTTGATAAGATGTTTGTTTCAAAAG GTGAATGTACCAAAACTGAAAGAGATGATCCTGTGGAAGGGTCTTGTAGTTCGAAGTCAGGTCATGATCCAAAGGCGGATGCTGGTTTGATAAACGAACCAATCGCTGGTGAGAATAATAGTGAAGTATGTTTGAAGACGGAGAGATTATCTCCAACGAACCAGAGTGAAGATGATCCCACGGTGGAGAACGGACTTATGATGCCAACAGCTCTTTCAACTGCCCCGTTGGACACAGATGGTAGTCTCCCGCAGCCTGTGGAATCCATAAAAGAGGAGAAACTGGATTCTCCAAAGGAAACTGAGGGCAATGTCACTCAGAGTTTGGATGGTAGTACAAGTGCGGAGTCCATACAAGAGCAGAAACATGATGCTCCAAAAGAAACTAATGGCAATGCCAATGAGAGTTCAGAGGCTGTGCATGGTGGTGCTGTGTGGGACATCTTTCGAAGAGAGGATGTTCCAAAACTTATTGAGTATTTGGAAAGACACAAGCATGAGTTTCGCCATTTCTTTAACGAACCTGTGGAATCT GTTACTCACCCAATTCATGACCAGACCTTGTTCTTGACTGAAAGCCAGAAGAAACAGCTGAAAGAGGAGTTCG ATATAGAGCCATGGACATTTGTGCAACACCTCGGCGAAGCTGTTTTTATCCCTGCAGGTTGTCCTCACCAAGTTAGAAATATACAG TCATGCATAAAGGTGGCACTAGATTTTGTTGCTCCTGAAAGCTTAGAGGAGTGCCTTAGGCTAACACAGGAGTTCCGGAGACTACCAAAAGACCACAGATCCAATGAAGATAAACTAGAG CTTAAGAAAATAGTGCTGCATGCTGCCAGCTCAGCCATAAGAGAGGCACAAGATCTAATGCAAAACTCCATGACAGAATGA